Proteins co-encoded in one Ammoniphilus sp. CFH 90114 genomic window:
- the rplT gene encoding 50S ribosomal protein L20 yields the protein MPRVKGGTVTRKRRKKVLKLAKGYFGSKHRLFKTAKAQVMKSLLYAYRDRRQRKRDFRKLWITRINAAARINGLSYSKMMHGLKEAGVDVNRKMLADLAVNDKAAFAELATVAKQKVNA from the coding sequence ATGCCAAGAGTTAAAGGTGGTACCGTTACTCGTAAACGCCGCAAAAAGGTCCTTAAATTAGCTAAAGGATACTTCGGTTCTAAACACCGTTTATTTAAAACTGCAAAAGCTCAAGTCATGAAGTCTTTGCTATATGCATACCGTGACCGTCGTCAGCGCAAGCGTGATTTCCGCAAATTGTGGATCACTCGTATTAACGCTGCTGCTCGCATCAACGGATTGTCTTATAGCAAGATGATGCACGGATTGAAAGAAGCGGGTGTTGATGTTAACCGTAAGATGCTTGCTGATCTTGCTGTAAACGATAAGGCTGCTTTTGCTGAACTTGCAACTGTTGCTAAGCAAAAAGTAAATGCTTAA
- the rpmI gene encoding 50S ribosomal protein L35, with product MPKMKTHKGAQKRFKKTGSGKLRRHHAYTSHLLESKTSKRKRKLRKGALVSKGDQKRIEQMLTYL from the coding sequence ATGCCAAAGATGAAAACCCATAAGGGAGCTCAAAAACGCTTTAAGAAGACCGGATCTGGTAAACTTCGTCGTCATCATGCTTACACTAGCCACTTGTTAGAGAGCAAGACTTCTAAGCGCAAGCGTAAGCTTCGCAAGGGCGCATTGGTAAGCAAGGGCGACCAAAAACGCATTGAACAAATGTTAACTTATCTTTAA
- the infC gene encoding translation initiation factor IF-3 — MWRWQAISKEHLINEAIRAREVRVVGANGEQVGIIPLREALQMAQEANLDLVAVAPTAKPPVCRVMDYGKFRYEQSKKDKEARKNQKVISIKEVRLSPTIEEHDFQTKLRHVQKFLEQGDKVKLSIRFRGRAITHSEIGKNVLEKLAEQVKELCIVERSPKMEGRSMLMILAPKADK; from the coding sequence CTGTGGAGGTGGCAGGCAATTAGTAAGGAACATTTAATCAATGAGGCGATTCGCGCAAGGGAAGTTCGGGTTGTTGGTGCTAATGGTGAACAAGTTGGTATTATTCCTTTAAGAGAAGCTTTGCAAATGGCTCAAGAGGCTAATCTTGATTTGGTTGCAGTGGCGCCGACGGCAAAACCGCCTGTATGTCGCGTTATGGACTACGGAAAATTCAGATATGAGCAGAGCAAGAAAGATAAGGAAGCACGTAAAAACCAAAAGGTGATCAGCATCAAAGAAGTCCGCTTGTCGCCAACAATTGAAGAACATGACTTTCAAACTAAATTGCGCCATGTTCAGAAGTTCTTGGAACAAGGTGATAAAGTGAAGCTAAGCATCCGTTTTCGTGGACGCGCGATTACTCATTCTGAAATAGGCAAGAACGTTTTGGAAAAGCTGGCCGAGCAGGTGAAGGAACTCTGTATCGTGGAGCGTTCACCTAAGATGGAAGGACGCAGCATGCTTATGATTCTAGCACCAAAGGCCGATAAATAG
- the ytxC gene encoding putative sporulation protein YtxC, producing MKLIQISVPKSEKSISPFRVLLHSKLKPLQKLLINHQVVELEDQDRLYFRCQFWPVYEHTVDTFDTIREHISLVLAEFIVQYKEKDILREILVQDFSIECEREIEDISNYTFFLLNIDEHGEEVEEGRKDLLKDAIMEKAMDYFMLENQLSLEGFIRFRLKDQWEAWRLVIEHAIDEYWMERENKEFICLLRHFLSTKEKLHPLIHLVHIDDRNLLLYDEHWSEISPTAVEGIPIEMARQQVSYEDVLLHALIALAPQKVILHTEQQNHHIIYMIKRIFDPHAHVCSQCKHCEGWLANGQPSFTNKY from the coding sequence ATGAAACTGATTCAAATTTCTGTGCCCAAAAGTGAAAAAAGCATATCCCCTTTTCGGGTTTTATTACATAGCAAGCTTAAGCCATTGCAGAAATTGCTGATTAACCACCAGGTAGTTGAGCTAGAGGATCAAGATAGACTCTATTTTCGTTGCCAATTCTGGCCGGTGTATGAACATACGGTGGATACATTTGATACAATTCGTGAACATATAAGCTTAGTATTAGCTGAGTTTATCGTGCAATATAAAGAAAAAGATATCCTGCGGGAAATCCTTGTTCAGGATTTTAGTATAGAGTGTGAGCGAGAAATCGAGGACATTTCAAATTACACTTTTTTCTTGCTGAATATAGATGAACATGGAGAAGAGGTAGAAGAGGGAAGAAAGGATCTTCTTAAAGATGCGATTATGGAAAAAGCAATGGACTATTTTATGTTGGAGAACCAGTTGTCCCTAGAGGGGTTCATTCGATTTCGGTTAAAAGATCAGTGGGAAGCTTGGAGATTAGTCATCGAGCATGCTATTGATGAATACTGGATGGAAAGAGAGAATAAGGAGTTTATCTGCTTATTGAGGCATTTCTTGTCTACAAAAGAAAAACTGCATCCGCTTATTCATCTCGTTCATATTGATGATCGAAATTTATTATTGTATGATGAGCATTGGTCTGAGATTTCTCCTACTGCGGTTGAGGGAATTCCTATAGAGATGGCAAGGCAGCAGGTTAGTTACGAAGACGTCCTATTGCATGCTTTAATTGCTTTGGCTCCACAGAAAGTCATCCTACATACGGAACAGCAGAATCACCACATTATCTACATGATAAAACGAATCTTTGATCCACATGCTCATGTTTGTTCTCAATGCAAGCATTGTGAAGGATGGCTGGCGAATGGCCAACCTTCGTTTACAAATAAATATTAA
- the mqnC gene encoding cyclic dehypoxanthinyl futalosine synthase, translating into MSIDHILDRALKGERLTLEDGIRLYESPELEKIGHAANEIMKKWHPEPITTFVIGRNINYTNVCDTYCRFCAFYRPPGHEEGYVLSDDEILQKIQETVDVKGTEILMQGGTHPGLKLDYYTNLLRKIKARFPQIQMHSLSVAEIVRIAEVSELPVETVLHELHVAGLDSLPGAGAEILDDRTRMKISRKKGSWKEWIEVMKAANREGLHTTATMVIGFGETYEERILSLLRIREAQDETKGFKAFISWTFQPDNTNLKAEKVTAEEYLKTVAISRLMLDNIANFQSSWVTMGPVVGKQSLSYGCNDFGSTMMEENVVSAAACTHKVNTNEILRLIREAGKIPAQRNTKYEILQVFNEGEWAETDFVMQN; encoded by the coding sequence ATGAGTATTGATCATATTCTTGATCGGGCTCTTAAGGGAGAACGCTTAACGCTAGAAGATGGTATTCGATTGTATGAGAGTCCGGAACTGGAGAAAATTGGCCATGCAGCGAATGAGATAATGAAGAAGTGGCATCCTGAACCTATTACTACCTTTGTCATTGGCCGTAATATTAACTATACCAATGTATGTGATACGTATTGCCGTTTCTGCGCCTTCTATCGACCTCCAGGCCATGAAGAGGGCTATGTGTTGTCTGATGATGAGATTCTGCAAAAAATACAGGAAACTGTTGATGTCAAGGGGACGGAGATTCTCATGCAAGGAGGAACTCATCCCGGCCTTAAGTTAGATTACTATACCAACCTTCTGCGAAAAATAAAGGCCAGATTCCCTCAAATTCAAATGCATTCCTTATCTGTTGCTGAGATTGTTAGAATTGCAGAAGTTTCTGAGCTTCCTGTTGAAACAGTTTTACACGAGTTGCATGTAGCCGGCCTCGATTCTTTGCCTGGTGCAGGAGCTGAGATCTTAGATGACCGTACGAGAATGAAAATAAGCCGTAAGAAAGGTTCCTGGAAAGAATGGATCGAGGTCATGAAGGCGGCTAATCGCGAGGGATTGCATACAACAGCCACAATGGTTATTGGTTTCGGGGAGACGTATGAAGAAAGAATTCTGTCTTTACTTCGTATTCGGGAAGCGCAAGATGAAACCAAAGGTTTCAAGGCGTTTATTTCTTGGACTTTTCAACCAGATAACACCAACCTGAAAGCTGAAAAGGTGACTGCGGAGGAGTATCTAAAGACAGTGGCAATTAGTCGTCTCATGCTTGATAATATCGCTAATTTCCAATCTTCATGGGTAACAATGGGGCCGGTTGTTGGAAAACAGTCACTAAGCTATGGATGTAATGATTTTGGATCAACCATGATGGAAGAGAACGTAGTATCGGCCGCCGCATGTACGCACAAGGTAAATACGAATGAAATCTTACGATTGATCCGCGAAGCTGGGAAAATCCCAGCACAACGTAATACAAAATATGAGATCCTGCAAGTTTTCAACGAAGGAGAATGGGCAGAAACAGACTTTGTTATGCAAAATTAA
- the dnaI gene encoding primosomal protein DnaI, with the protein MEPISKTLSNIRWKQPLGIPSLDVIRDNILHHRLVVEFCENHQDVTEEMLDRSLVKLDQAILEHKNCQVCTELQACPNLVKGHQGKLTMALSYIDIVHVPCAKWNQHQEQKRRENLIKSHYIPKDVLAGSFQQFVQDPQRFEAFRALMEFCLKVEPGSKDRKMKGIYLYGPLGVGKSYLLAATARKLSTRGISSLMVYTPDFFREVKESLQDHSLQQKLETLKKVPILILDDIGAESLSPWARDEVLGAILQYRISENLPTLFSSNYDYSMLEEHLSHSAKGGMETMKAKRIMERIIHYTDAYFVSGINRRMQQNEGGDVYEY; encoded by the coding sequence ATGGAGCCGATTAGTAAAACCCTGTCTAATATAAGGTGGAAACAGCCATTAGGCATACCATCTCTTGATGTGATTAGAGATAACATTCTTCACCATCGATTGGTTGTAGAATTTTGTGAGAATCATCAGGATGTAACAGAAGAGATGCTTGATCGTTCCTTGGTAAAGTTAGATCAAGCGATTCTTGAGCATAAAAATTGCCAGGTATGCACAGAACTTCAAGCGTGTCCTAACTTAGTAAAAGGGCACCAGGGAAAGTTAACGATGGCTTTGTCATATATTGATATCGTTCATGTTCCATGTGCGAAATGGAATCAGCATCAAGAACAAAAGCGAAGAGAGAATCTTATCAAATCACACTATATACCTAAGGATGTGCTAGCGGGCAGCTTTCAGCAATTTGTTCAGGATCCGCAGAGATTTGAGGCTTTCCGTGCCTTGATGGAATTTTGTCTGAAGGTGGAGCCAGGCAGCAAGGATCGTAAGATGAAGGGGATTTATCTCTATGGTCCTTTAGGAGTAGGGAAGAGTTATCTATTAGCAGCTACTGCTAGGAAGTTATCTACTCGCGGAATATCCTCGCTGATGGTCTATACACCTGATTTCTTTAGAGAAGTGAAGGAATCTCTACAAGACCATTCCTTACAACAAAAACTAGAGACCTTGAAGAAGGTTCCTATTCTGATTTTAGATGATATTGGGGCTGAATCTTTGTCGCCTTGGGCCAGAGATGAAGTTTTAGGGGCTATTCTGCAGTATCGAATCTCCGAAAACTTGCCGACCTTATTTTCTTCTAATTATGATTATTCCATGCTTGAAGAACACTTGTCCCACTCAGCGAAAGGCGGAATGGAGACGATGAAAGCCAAGCGAATTATGGAAAGAATCATTCATTATACAGACGCTTATTTTGTTAGTGGTATAAATCGACGGATGCAGCAGAATGAAGGAGGAGACGTATATGAGTATTGA
- a CDS encoding replication initiation and membrane attachment family protein, translating to MGFAWKEIVPGDNYTLGMTGEMSFIEFTAITHLYQPLIGPHSVSLYMTLYHEWLLHAKESSWSSHRGLMSVMGLSLKEIVQAREGLEAIGLLRTLKVEDEQGNRHYEYILQPPISASSFFGDDMLSIILLNRIGKVKYEHLRRSMVGPSLEGIVYGERNEITKSFDEVFRHISSSEIMVTPGSETEQFLHQMDSLYPVSKGDSTEPRQQLSFSHIEPDFAFLEASLPKSVQRRRLSKDQRDAIKELVFYYQLQDMQLSYFLQDPFVYSDDNELDLDRLRKLAKDWYTAQHNGQMPEVIRPTPTNQAAGVSPAPSAKPSIEDEHREALVRLSPLALLEQYQGGSKVSPADMKIVEELSRNYSLSPGVINVLLEYVMLTNNKQLPPALIYKIATHWKRLAIGSVDQALEQAKKLYQDSKTRSSSPKQDGSAKSNSNTKRNAWNNKKDELPEWVVKQMNETPKPAGELDEKQKKQALELLKALGEIE from the coding sequence ATGGGGTTTGCTTGGAAAGAAATTGTTCCTGGGGACAATTATACACTTGGCATGACTGGGGAGATGTCTTTCATTGAGTTTACAGCGATTACGCATCTCTACCAGCCTTTAATTGGACCTCATTCCGTTAGTTTATATATGACTTTATATCATGAGTGGTTACTACATGCGAAGGAATCCTCTTGGAGCAGTCATCGGGGACTAATGAGTGTAATGGGATTGTCCCTCAAAGAGATTGTCCAGGCGAGAGAGGGTTTAGAAGCGATTGGCCTCCTTCGTACCCTTAAGGTTGAAGATGAACAAGGGAATCGACACTACGAATATATTTTACAACCCCCTATAAGTGCCTCTTCTTTTTTTGGGGATGATATGTTGAGCATTATTTTACTAAACCGTATAGGTAAGGTGAAGTATGAACATCTAAGGAGAAGCATGGTCGGACCTAGCTTAGAGGGGATAGTTTATGGAGAGCGAAACGAAATAACAAAGAGTTTTGATGAGGTATTTCGTCATATATCTTCATCAGAAATTATGGTTACCCCGGGATCTGAGACAGAGCAGTTCCTTCATCAGATGGACAGCCTCTATCCAGTAAGTAAAGGGGATTCTACGGAACCTCGACAACAGTTAAGCTTCAGTCATATTGAGCCGGATTTTGCTTTTCTTGAAGCCTCTTTACCGAAATCGGTTCAACGAAGAAGATTGTCTAAAGATCAACGGGATGCTATTAAGGAGTTAGTTTTCTATTATCAATTACAGGATATGCAATTATCTTATTTTCTACAGGATCCTTTTGTTTATTCTGATGACAATGAACTCGACCTAGACCGATTGAGGAAATTAGCGAAAGATTGGTATACTGCTCAACATAACGGACAGATGCCGGAGGTAATACGACCTACACCAACGAATCAAGCTGCGGGAGTTTCTCCGGCGCCATCTGCTAAACCATCCATAGAAGATGAGCATAGAGAAGCATTAGTACGTCTATCCCCGCTTGCCTTACTAGAGCAATATCAAGGGGGGAGTAAGGTTTCTCCTGCTGATATGAAAATTGTAGAAGAATTATCTCGAAATTATAGCTTGTCTCCAGGGGTCATAAACGTTTTATTAGAATATGTGATGCTAACGAATAATAAGCAGTTGCCACCAGCATTAATTTATAAAATCGCCACCCACTGGAAAAGGCTTGCAATTGGGTCCGTTGATCAGGCTCTAGAACAAGCAAAGAAACTCTATCAAGACTCGAAAACGAGAAGCAGTAGTCCGAAGCAGGATGGATCCGCGAAGTCTAACTCGAACACCAAGCGTAATGCATGGAACAATAAAAAAGACGAGTTACCTGAGTGGGTGGTAAAACAAATGAACGAAACGCCTAAACCTGCCGGAGAATTAGACGAGAAACAGAAAAAACAGGCACTTGAGCTATTGAAGGCGTTGGGGGAAATAGAATAG